In Neokomagataea tanensis, one genomic interval encodes:
- a CDS encoding D-aminopeptidase, which yields MKLIRHLRQAKIAYGQVMTVSFSPALDAAIRSLPQRYPGPGGAVAVLHRGEVIIRHSWGYANAERRLPFTPSTLFRMCSITKQFTCAAMLQNTAAPSELNKIISSRLPLLQGPHPNALHLAHNQSGLRDYWAVAMLHGAAIEGYFGDREAERVIRGTRSLQFSPGTSYSYVNQNFRLLSDALQDHTGRSFAEILQFSVFNPSGMERAILAAETRAMPDGTIGYEGSVSAGFRPAINNIWWTGDAGLAASLDDMIAWETFIDNGRDDSDSLYNRLSAPTSFENGTPAPYGFGLQHLNLHGKHVTAHGGALRGWRSHRLHVASERLSVVVMFNHMSPAQNAAAEILGSMLNAPAPPTRNAQTSRLPGVYREQETGLSARIDSLGENTLGLRYLMLPDALSNVSDTHAENGAIRLNLLQDCTVRMEHLKENRSTTLIAATDAGPIPADTETSELAGNYICDELDGATVTVSEQGGILYGGFSGMLGDGKMEPLQRLARDLWVLPCPRALDHTPPGDWTLSFERQNKQIIALRLGCWLARDLIYRPV from the coding sequence ATGAAACTGATCAGGCATTTACGGCAAGCAAAGATCGCGTATGGTCAGGTTATGACCGTATCATTTTCTCCTGCGCTTGACGCCGCTATTCGCTCTTTACCACAACGCTACCCAGGACCGGGCGGCGCTGTTGCTGTTCTTCACCGCGGAGAAGTAATTATACGCCACAGTTGGGGCTACGCGAATGCGGAGAGACGTCTCCCTTTTACCCCTTCAACACTTTTCCGCATGTGCTCTATCACTAAGCAATTCACATGCGCGGCCATGCTACAAAATACTGCCGCCCCCTCTGAACTGAACAAGATCATTTCATCGCGCCTTCCCCTGCTTCAAGGCCCACATCCTAACGCGCTTCATCTGGCTCATAACCAATCTGGTCTGCGCGACTACTGGGCCGTCGCAATGCTGCATGGTGCTGCCATTGAGGGGTATTTCGGGGACCGGGAAGCCGAGAGAGTTATACGCGGTACGCGCAGTCTCCAGTTCTCGCCCGGCACGTCTTACTCTTACGTTAACCAAAATTTCCGCCTCCTCTCTGACGCCTTACAAGACCATACGGGCCGAAGCTTTGCGGAAATTCTCCAATTTTCTGTTTTCAACCCCTCCGGGATGGAGCGCGCAATACTGGCCGCAGAAACACGCGCAATGCCAGACGGTACCATCGGGTATGAGGGCAGCGTCTCAGCCGGTTTCCGCCCGGCAATAAACAATATTTGGTGGACGGGCGATGCCGGCCTCGCCGCCTCCCTTGATGATATGATTGCGTGGGAGACGTTTATCGATAACGGCCGGGACGATAGCGACAGTCTTTATAATCGCCTCTCAGCCCCCACCTCTTTTGAAAATGGCACGCCTGCGCCCTATGGCTTCGGCCTGCAACACCTCAACCTTCATGGCAAACATGTTACTGCACATGGCGGCGCCCTGCGTGGGTGGCGGTCACACCGTCTTCACGTCGCTTCAGAGCGCCTTTCTGTTGTTGTCATGTTCAACCACATGTCACCTGCACAAAACGCAGCAGCAGAAATTTTAGGCTCGATGCTTAACGCTCCTGCCCCCCCTACCCGCAACGCACAGACTAGCCGCCTGCCCGGTGTTTACCGGGAACAGGAAACCGGCCTCTCTGCTCGTATCGATTCTCTCGGTGAAAACACTTTGGGGCTACGTTACCTCATGCTGCCTGATGCGCTGTCCAACGTGAGCGACACGCATGCAGAGAACGGCGCAATCCGGCTCAATCTTCTGCAAGATTGCACCGTTCGGATGGAGCATCTCAAAGAAAACCGATCTACGACACTAATTGCTGCCACAGATGCCGGCCCCATCCCGGCCGATACTGAAACATCCGAGCTCGCAGGGAATTACATCTGTGACGAGCTGGACGGAGCAACCGTAACCGTTTCAGAACAAGGCGGCATTTTGTACGGTGGGTTTTCTGGCATGTTGGGCGATGGAAAAATGGAACCGCTCCAACGCCTTGCACGTGATTTATGGGTTCTCCCTTGCCCCCGCGCACTGGATCATACCCCGCCGGGAGATTGGACACTCAGCTTTGAGCGTCAAAATAAGCAGATTATTGCACTGCGCTTAGGCTGCTGGCTCGCAAGAGACCTTATTTATCGCCCTGTCTGA
- the hslO gene encoding Hsp33 family molecular chaperone HslO has product MVVAGGVVPFHLERSPVRGRIVRLGALADAILSRHDVPDNVARLNGEALALVAGMASALKFKGSLSLQVKGDGPVSMLLADATDNGGIRGLARLDEEADADAVPEDAAGLLGQGYLAFTIDQGPEMERHQGVVDIQGPTLSKMAEHYFTTSEQHACHIRLFCSRDTHGWQAGALVLERIAAEGGTAVLDTDHEDAWETACTFADTLKDAELFDEHLSGEDLAHRLFGTLDVQTSAPRALAYSCRCSRSRLANVLERFSDDDLDHMAENGVITMKCEFCNHDFHFDRDNLGATDPA; this is encoded by the coding sequence ATGGTGGTCGCGGGAGGGGTTGTCCCTTTTCATTTGGAGCGCTCCCCCGTCCGGGGGCGCATCGTGCGTCTTGGTGCCCTAGCTGACGCTATATTGTCTCGCCACGACGTGCCGGATAACGTTGCACGCCTAAATGGCGAAGCACTCGCCTTGGTCGCGGGCATGGCATCCGCATTGAAATTCAAAGGCTCACTCTCCCTCCAAGTCAAAGGGGACGGCCCAGTTTCAATGCTACTGGCCGACGCAACTGACAATGGTGGCATACGCGGCCTCGCCCGTCTGGACGAAGAAGCTGACGCAGACGCTGTTCCAGAAGACGCAGCAGGCCTGCTTGGTCAAGGTTATCTGGCTTTCACCATTGACCAAGGGCCGGAAATGGAACGCCACCAAGGTGTCGTAGACATTCAGGGGCCAACCCTAAGCAAAATGGCCGAGCACTACTTCACGACAAGTGAACAACATGCCTGTCACATCCGCCTTTTCTGCAGCCGTGATACCCATGGATGGCAGGCCGGCGCGTTGGTTCTGGAACGTATTGCAGCAGAAGGCGGTACTGCCGTCCTTGATACTGATCATGAAGATGCATGGGAAACCGCCTGCACTTTCGCTGACACACTTAAGGATGCAGAACTGTTTGACGAACATTTATCCGGCGAAGATTTAGCACATCGCTTGTTTGGCACATTGGACGTCCAAACGAGCGCGCCACGCGCGCTGGCCTATTCATGCCGTTGCTCACGTTCTCGCCTCGCCAATGTTCTGGAACGTTTTAGCGACGACGACTTGGATCATATGGCCGAGAACGGCGTTATCACTATGAAGTGCGAATTCTGTAACCACGATTTCCATTTCGACCGTGATAATTTGGGTGCAACGGATCCTGCATGA
- the argF gene encoding ornithine carbamoyltransferase: MSPAEQKPNALKSNLRHFLDIRDHSGKTLRTILKTSARVKAQQVGRRAPLHPARALEGRSLGLILAQPSTRTRVSFEVGMGQLGGRTTVLSPGDMQLGRGESIADTARVLSRFLDVIVLRTGNDAALREMAQWSSVPVINGLTPVSHPIQILADILTFEEHRGPITGKTLAWVGDGNNVATSLMEAAARLDFKVRIATPEAFAPNPEVVSWARENGATIDICTSPEEAVSGADAVLTDTWVSMGDSDRDARLSAFRPYQVNAELMAKAAPGALFLHCLPAHIGEEVTEEVFEGPSSVVFDEAENRLHSQKGLLLWALGAEHD; this comes from the coding sequence GTGAGCCCCGCTGAACAGAAGCCGAACGCACTGAAAAGCAACCTTCGGCACTTCTTGGATATCCGTGACCATAGCGGGAAAACTCTACGTACAATCCTCAAGACGTCCGCGCGCGTTAAGGCACAGCAAGTCGGTCGCAGAGCGCCCCTTCACCCGGCACGCGCCCTCGAAGGGCGCAGCCTCGGTCTGATTCTGGCGCAACCCTCAACACGGACACGCGTCTCATTCGAAGTCGGCATGGGACAACTGGGCGGGAGAACAACCGTTCTTTCACCCGGCGATATGCAACTCGGACGTGGTGAAAGCATTGCTGACACGGCGCGTGTTCTTTCCCGCTTTCTCGATGTGATCGTGCTGCGTACAGGCAATGACGCAGCACTGCGGGAAATGGCTCAATGGAGCAGCGTCCCCGTCATTAACGGCCTGACGCCAGTCTCACATCCCATTCAAATCCTCGCGGATATTCTTACGTTTGAAGAACATCGCGGCCCAATCACCGGCAAAACACTGGCATGGGTAGGTGACGGAAACAACGTCGCTACCTCTCTCATGGAAGCGGCTGCTCGCTTGGACTTCAAGGTCCGCATCGCAACACCTGAAGCTTTTGCCCCCAACCCAGAAGTCGTGAGCTGGGCCCGTGAAAACGGGGCAACAATTGACATCTGCACCTCGCCTGAAGAAGCAGTTTCGGGCGCTGATGCTGTGTTGACCGACACATGGGTAAGCATGGGCGACAGCGACCGCGATGCAAGGCTAAGTGCCTTTCGGCCCTATCAAGTGAATGCGGAATTGATGGCAAAAGCTGCACCCGGTGCTCTGTTTTTGCACTGCCTGCCTGCCCATATAGGTGAAGAAGTAACGGAAGAAGTGTTTGAAGGGCCTTCTTCTGTCGTCTTTGATGAAGCAGAAAACCGCCTACATTCTCAAAAAGGTCTGCTGCTCTGGGCTCTCGGCGCCGAGCACGACTAA
- a CDS encoding aspartate aminotransferase family protein, whose translation MISALMPNYNRADLAFEQGQGIWLQTADGRRFMDFGAGIAVSSLGHAHPKLVHAIAEQAGKVMHVSNLYRVPQAERLADLLVQNTFADSVLFCNSGAEANEGMVKMIRRAQFENGHPERTRILCFDGAFHGRTLAMIAAGGNPAYLKGFGPVVEGFDHIPFNNTNTLRDAITPETAGIIVEPIQGETGIKTADVHFMKALRAVCDEFGLYLGFDEVQTGVGRTGKLFAHEWSGIAPDVMSVAKGIGGGFPLGAVLATEAVAKHMTPGSHGTTFGGNPLACAAGTCVMTEILAPGFIQQVEETGHAFGAMLQNVVERSNGVFDGVRGLGLMRGLHCTLPVGDVLSAVINQGLLAVTAGDNVLRLVPPLIVTPADCQMACDRLIAAALSFSPAKGDTNKEFAS comes from the coding sequence ATGATCTCCGCCCTAATGCCCAACTACAACCGTGCTGACCTCGCCTTTGAGCAAGGCCAAGGCATCTGGCTGCAGACGGCGGATGGACGACGATTCATGGATTTCGGAGCAGGCATCGCGGTCTCCTCCCTCGGCCACGCACACCCAAAGCTCGTACATGCGATTGCGGAACAAGCTGGCAAAGTCATGCACGTTTCAAATTTGTACCGCGTGCCGCAAGCCGAGCGCTTGGCTGATCTCCTTGTGCAAAACACTTTTGCCGATTCGGTGTTGTTCTGTAATTCCGGCGCGGAAGCCAATGAAGGCATGGTCAAAATGATCCGCCGCGCGCAATTCGAAAACGGACACCCTGAACGGACACGTATTCTTTGTTTTGATGGCGCATTTCACGGCCGTACACTTGCCATGATCGCCGCTGGGGGCAACCCCGCGTACCTAAAAGGTTTTGGCCCTGTTGTAGAGGGCTTTGATCACATCCCCTTTAACAACACGAACACGCTGCGCGACGCCATCACCCCTGAAACTGCCGGCATTATTGTTGAACCCATTCAGGGCGAAACAGGCATCAAAACAGCCGACGTTCATTTCATGAAAGCACTCCGCGCTGTCTGTGATGAATTTGGCCTCTATCTCGGCTTTGACGAGGTTCAAACCGGCGTAGGGCGCACCGGCAAACTCTTCGCCCATGAGTGGAGCGGCATTGCCCCAGATGTTATGTCCGTAGCAAAAGGCATTGGAGGTGGCTTCCCTCTCGGAGCCGTACTCGCGACAGAAGCGGTCGCCAAGCATATGACCCCAGGCTCCCACGGCACCACCTTCGGCGGTAACCCGCTCGCCTGCGCAGCGGGCACCTGCGTCATGACCGAAATTCTAGCACCCGGCTTCATCCAGCAGGTTGAAGAAACAGGGCACGCTTTTGGCGCAATGCTCCAAAATGTTGTCGAACGCTCCAACGGCGTGTTCGATGGCGTACGTGGGCTTGGCCTTATGCGCGGTCTACACTGCACCCTGCCAGTGGGCGATGTGCTGTCGGCCGTAATTAACCAGGGCCTTCTTGCTGTAACAGCAGGCGATAATGTCCTGCGCTTGGTTCCGCCATTGATCGTTACTCCAGCCGACTGCCAGATGGCCTGTGACCGCCTGATTGCAGCTGCGCTTTCTTTTTCCCCCGCTAAAGGCGACACCAATAAGGAATTTGCATCGTGA
- a CDS encoding regulatory protein RecX, translating to MIEIPAAPDFRTLRETALAHLARFATTEQGLRQMLERRLRRWASRALQAGLDEEELSAKLNGLRTVIDDVVYAMRALGAVDDPGFARMKASSLARAGRSRRAVEAKLQQKGVDAEVAREALSDSLGERGDAGAREAELAAALMLARKRRVGPFQRDDRPQEELARVLGIFARNGFSRDVSEVALSMDRYDAEERIIAFRNRHI from the coding sequence ATGATAGAGATACCGGCAGCCCCTGATTTCCGTACGCTGCGCGAGACAGCACTTGCGCATTTAGCCCGCTTCGCCACGACCGAGCAGGGGCTGAGGCAGATGCTGGAAAGACGGTTGAGGCGCTGGGCATCACGCGCGTTGCAGGCTGGTCTGGATGAAGAGGAACTGTCAGCCAAATTAAATGGGCTGCGTACTGTTATAGACGACGTTGTTTACGCCATGCGCGCGCTCGGCGCGGTTGATGATCCGGGGTTTGCTCGCATGAAGGCATCAAGTTTGGCGCGTGCGGGGCGCTCTAGACGTGCTGTAGAGGCCAAGTTGCAGCAAAAGGGAGTAGACGCTGAAGTTGCTCGTGAAGCCTTATCCGATTCGTTGGGAGAGCGTGGTGATGCTGGGGCGCGGGAGGCCGAATTGGCTGCGGCATTAATGCTGGCACGGAAACGTCGTGTTGGACCTTTCCAGCGGGATGACCGCCCGCAGGAAGAATTGGCACGAGTGCTCGGTATTTTTGCCCGTAATGGCTTCTCTCGTGATGTTTCAGAGGTTGCTTTGTCTATGGATCG